A single Blastopirellula retiformator DNA region contains:
- a CDS encoding ABC transporter substrate-binding protein, with product MNRNFWTIRVILLCGFCLTAAPLLAQDEPPPARAVRSDDVPFERITMKDKADTFEINIRPLTLPRGTFWENIKGNDTVRFVSEDGRTLETKRKYVTSYIKFPQLLLNEANRLTRAGQLDAAFKFYDRLLLDYPQHEGLSTALSAYLYENAKGAFRNNQYGEALGFLEEANSYRPPVDNLDTAINAAADKLIGDYVAQQQYASARELIARLSKLRIRDVASVTKWKQYLQTEAGKKRDEAKRYLAAGDLNAAFVAAKQMRFIDGKVSGGPELSEEIARRFPFIRVGVTVPTVVANSASMTFAATRDRRLLQRNLTELIGFGADGSQYASPFGTLGRAVGGVEFSLLFRNPAEAYPCSAQLLSQPPSSPRLALLQESLAYVDLENGRELRVQLKTPHVRPEALARLDVMQQLPEAVPYQEKTSGDMRRFVVNPDYAMRSPQQPQAIEMENFGYSSRALLALRSGQIDIIDRLFPTQVDEAKADSSLVVDYYRTPSIHFLAPNYDHPLMQSPTFRRGLLYAINRSSILDGRLLAGAEIRGSHLISAPIPAGLEADDSAGYGYDNSIDPRPYEPEMSVTLFRLALLELEQQAEAAETDAPQMIKQLKIGHPDSEISREATTAIARYLKRVGFEVELVVTPPEAIRAADVGVDLLYVEACVQESLVDIPLLVSQMIPAEHQSRYLQAAVRRLNEATNWTQVRERFWTLHRVAYDETIVLPLWQMRDYFVRSAEFGGVSRQPMTLFQDVERWSAISLTSGKGNK from the coding sequence GTGAATCGAAATTTCTGGACAATTCGAGTGATCCTGCTGTGCGGCTTTTGCCTGACGGCGGCGCCGCTACTTGCGCAAGACGAGCCGCCGCCAGCCCGCGCCGTGCGTTCGGACGACGTGCCGTTCGAGCGGATCACGATGAAGGACAAGGCCGATACGTTCGAGATCAATATCCGCCCCCTGACGCTGCCGCGCGGCACGTTTTGGGAGAACATAAAGGGGAATGATACGGTCCGCTTCGTGTCGGAAGATGGCCGGACGCTCGAAACGAAACGGAAGTACGTGACCTCGTACATCAAGTTTCCGCAGTTGCTGCTCAACGAAGCGAATCGCCTGACCCGGGCGGGTCAGCTGGACGCCGCCTTCAAGTTCTATGATCGGCTGTTGCTCGACTATCCGCAGCATGAGGGCCTGTCGACGGCGCTTTCCGCCTACTTGTACGAGAACGCCAAAGGAGCGTTTCGCAACAATCAATATGGAGAAGCGCTCGGGTTCCTGGAAGAGGCGAACTCGTACCGCCCGCCGGTCGACAATCTCGACACGGCGATCAACGCCGCGGCCGATAAGCTGATTGGCGACTACGTGGCGCAGCAGCAGTACGCGTCGGCCCGAGAACTGATCGCGCGGTTGTCGAAGCTCCGCATTCGCGACGTCGCGTCGGTCACCAAGTGGAAACAGTACCTGCAAACCGAAGCGGGCAAAAAGCGGGACGAAGCGAAACGCTATCTGGCCGCCGGCGACTTGAACGCCGCTTTCGTCGCCGCCAAACAGATGCGTTTTATCGATGGCAAAGTAAGCGGCGGCCCCGAGCTGTCGGAAGAAATCGCCCGCCGCTTTCCGTTTATCCGCGTCGGCGTCACCGTGCCGACCGTCGTGGCCAATTCGGCCAGCATGACCTTCGCCGCAACCCGCGATCGGCGGCTGCTGCAGCGGAACCTGACCGAATTGATCGGCTTTGGCGCCGACGGCAGCCAGTATGCGTCGCCGTTCGGTACCTTGGGACGCGCGGTCGGCGGCGTCGAGTTCAGTCTTTTGTTTCGCAATCCGGCCGAAGCCTATCCGTGCTCAGCTCAACTGCTTAGCCAGCCCCCCTCTTCGCCGCGACTGGCGCTGCTGCAAGAGTCGCTCGCCTATGTCGATCTGGAAAACGGCCGCGAACTTCGCGTGCAGCTGAAGACGCCGCATGTGCGTCCCGAGGCGCTCGCTCGCTTGGACGTCATGCAGCAGCTTCCCGAAGCGGTTCCGTATCAGGAAAAGACGAGCGGCGATATGCGGCGGTTTGTGGTCAATCCCGACTACGCGATGCGCAGCCCGCAGCAGCCGCAAGCGATCGAGATGGAAAATTTCGGATATTCGAGTCGCGCCCTGCTGGCGCTTCGCTCGGGGCAAATCGACATCATCGATCGTCTGTTCCCGACGCAAGTTGACGAAGCGAAGGCCGACAGCTCGCTGGTGGTCGACTACTATCGGACCCCCTCGATTCACTTTCTGGCGCCGAACTACGATCATCCGCTGATGCAGTCCCCCACGTTCCGTCGCGGGCTGCTGTACGCGATCAATCGCAGCTCGATCCTGGATGGCCGCCTCTTGGCAGGCGCCGAGATTCGCGGCAGCCACCTGATTAGCGCCCCAATTCCGGCGGGACTCGAAGCGGACGATTCGGCCGGCTATGGGTACGACAACTCGATCGATCCCCGCCCCTACGAACCGGAGATGAGCGTTACTTTGTTCCGCCTGGCGTTGCTCGAACTAGAGCAACAAGCCGAAGCGGCCGAGACCGACGCGCCGCAGATGATCAAACAGCTGAAGATCGGTCATCCCGATAGCGAAATCTCGCGCGAGGCGACCACCGCCATCGCCAGGTACCTGAAGCGAGTTGGCTTTGAAGTCGAACTGGTCGTCACGCCTCCCGAGGCGATTCGCGCTGCCGACGTCGGCGTTGACCTGTTGTACGTCGAAGCCTGCGTGCAAGAGTCGCTGGTCGACATCCCGCTGTTGGTCTCGCAGATGATTCCCGCCGAACATCAAAGCCGCTACCTGCAAGCCGCCGTTCGTCGGTTGAACGAAGCGACCAACTGGACGCAGGTTCGCGAGCGGTTCTGGACTTTGCATCGCGTCGCCTATGACGAAACGATCGTACTTCCACTCTGGCAGATGCGCGACTATTTCGTTCGCTCGGCCGAGTTCGGCGGCGTTTCGCGGCAGCCGATGACGCTGTTCCAAGACGTCGAACGTTGGTCCGCCATTTCCCTGACTTCCGGAAAGGGGAATAAATAA